In a single window of the Anaerocolumna cellulosilytica genome:
- the phnE gene encoding phosphonate ABC transporter, permease protein PhnE, giving the protein MKQFKLSNGKTIVKPRSYAVPAFLLFSIFLLLSVKVTGFNFHTLAENGNKFFDILKMMIPPKFTYMPRVWKPLLDTVKMSLLGSVVGSMLAIPFAIGASTNIVKNKIIISAIRLFISIVRTLPTLVTALIATYAFGFGTLAGTIAIAVFTFAYVGKLLYEQIETVDMGAFEAMEAMGAGRFRAFLSAICPQIMPGYLSNCLFCFEGNVRYASILGYVGAGGLGLILQEKIGWREYDNVGMILLMLFVTVLLIEGISHFIRSKLS; this is encoded by the coding sequence ATGAAGCAATTTAAACTCTCCAATGGAAAGACTATAGTAAAGCCCCGTTCCTATGCAGTACCTGCTTTTCTGTTATTTTCCATCTTTTTATTGCTGTCAGTAAAGGTAACAGGTTTTAACTTTCATACACTGGCTGAAAATGGAAATAAGTTTTTTGATATATTAAAGATGATGATTCCTCCAAAATTCACCTATATGCCAAGAGTGTGGAAACCCTTGCTGGATACGGTAAAAATGTCCTTATTAGGCTCTGTAGTTGGATCTATGTTAGCCATACCTTTTGCAATCGGAGCATCTACCAATATTGTGAAAAACAAGATTATTATTTCGGCTATCCGGTTATTTATAAGTATTGTAAGAACCTTACCGACTTTGGTTACAGCGTTAATTGCAACCTATGCTTTCGGGTTTGGAACTCTGGCAGGTACTATAGCAATCGCAGTATTTACGTTTGCCTATGTAGGTAAATTATTATATGAACAGATTGAAACAGTGGATATGGGAGCTTTTGAAGCAATGGAGGCAATGGGAGCAGGACGTTTTAGAGCATTTTTAAGTGCTATCTGTCCCCAGATTATGCCGGGATACCTGTCGAACTGCCTGTTTTGCTTTGAAGGAAATGTAAGATATGCTTCTATCCTTGGATATGTAGGGGCAGGAGGTCTTGGACTGATACTGCAAGAGAAGATAGGTTGGCGCGAGTATGACAACGTAGGAATGATACTTCTCATGCTTTTTGTTACTGTACTACTTATTGAAGGCATCAGTCATTTTATCCGAAGTAAGCTTTCTTAA
- a CDS encoding response regulator transcription factor — protein sequence MAGERILIVDDEKIVQNAIKAAYRSENMEVSVASGGFEAISLVQKYTYDLILLDILMPDMDGFEVIRTIRTSQIHTPIILLSGKTEEYNKILGLGLGADDYITKPFSIALLISKSKALMRRNNTYCNKTIHDISLGPFSFCHSTFKVYKNDVAIPMTAKELTLFKFFLENPKQVFTKEQLYQKIWNHHVIDDNTIMVYIKRIRSKIEDNPKQPYYLKTIWGIGYQFDC from the coding sequence ATGGCAGGTGAACGTATTTTAATTGTTGATGATGAAAAAATTGTACAAAACGCAATCAAAGCAGCCTATAGAAGTGAGAATATGGAGGTTTCCGTAGCTTCTGGAGGCTTTGAAGCGATATCTCTCGTACAAAAATATACATATGATTTGATTTTACTGGATATTTTGATGCCAGATATGGATGGTTTTGAGGTAATCCGAACGATTCGTACTTCACAGATACATACTCCTATCATTCTTTTAAGTGGCAAAACAGAGGAATACAATAAGATACTTGGACTTGGACTTGGAGCAGATGATTATATAACGAAACCATTTAGCATCGCACTATTAATTTCAAAATCTAAGGCACTTATGCGAAGAAATAATACCTACTGCAATAAAACCATCCATGACATAAGTCTTGGCCCCTTTTCCTTCTGTCACTCTACTTTCAAGGTGTATAAAAATGACGTCGCAATTCCTATGACTGCCAAAGAGCTGACCCTTTTCAAATTCTTTTTGGAGAATCCAAAACAAGTTTTTACGAAGGAACAGCTTTACCAGAAAATATGGAATCACCACGTAATTGATGATAATACTATTATGGTTTACATAAAACGTATACGAAGCAAAATTGAGGATAACCCGAAACAACCCTATTATTTGAAAACAATCTGGGGAATCGGTTACCAGTTTGATTGTTAA
- a CDS encoding phosphate/phosphite/phosphonate ABC transporter substrate-binding protein yields the protein MKKSSIVKRLGAIFLAGMMVVGMTACSSNTKETKTNAEATGTPKASQTEAEGQEAEKVSIDKLNVYFVPSREPDEIVTATEPLKGLLKEELAKEGYEVGEVVITVGTSYEAVGEALSAGTADIGLIPGGTYVLYDDGAEVVLTATRAGLSKDFDNAKDWNDKTATEGTDKQANSYRSLIIAGPSEKGQALAAKVNSGEELTWEDLAGASFSVMSSSSPAGYIYPSLWLQEHFGKNITDLPSAVQSDSYGSAFARLATGEIDVLLTYADARRDYVEKWNSEYARTGSIWEETAVIGVTAPIYNDTVSVSNNSKNMDDSLKAAIQNAFINIANTEEGKQVISIYSHEGYQVASPTDYDNERAAQKLIQELNSGN from the coding sequence ATGAAAAAAAGTAGTATCGTAAAAAGGCTGGGAGCTATATTTTTAGCCGGTATGATGGTTGTGGGGATGACAGCATGTTCTTCTAACACCAAAGAGACCAAAACTAATGCAGAAGCAACCGGAACACCGAAAGCAAGCCAGACAGAAGCTGAGGGACAAGAGGCAGAAAAAGTAAGTATTGATAAATTAAATGTATACTTCGTACCGTCTAGAGAGCCGGATGAAATAGTTACTGCCACAGAACCTTTAAAGGGACTTTTAAAAGAGGAACTGGCAAAAGAAGGCTATGAAGTAGGAGAAGTTGTAATTACGGTCGGAACCAGCTATGAAGCGGTTGGAGAGGCACTTTCTGCAGGTACTGCTGATATTGGTCTGATTCCTGGGGGAACATACGTACTATATGATGATGGTGCAGAAGTTGTACTTACAGCGACCCGTGCAGGACTAAGCAAAGACTTTGATAATGCAAAAGACTGGAATGACAAAACAGCCACCGAAGGTACTGACAAACAGGCTAATTCATACCGTTCCCTAATCATAGCAGGCCCTTCTGAAAAAGGACAGGCATTAGCAGCTAAGGTAAATAGCGGTGAAGAACTGACTTGGGAGGACTTAGCAGGCGCAAGTTTTAGCGTAATGTCTTCTTCTTCCCCTGCCGGATATATCTATCCTTCTCTATGGTTACAGGAACATTTCGGCAAAAATATTACAGACCTGCCAAGCGCGGTTCAGTCTGATTCCTACGGTAGTGCCTTTGCACGTCTTGCTACCGGAGAAATTGATGTTCTTCTTACTTATGCAGATGCACGCCGTGATTATGTAGAAAAATGGAATAGTGAATATGCAAGAACTGGTTCTATCTGGGAAGAAACAGCAGTTATCGGTGTTACTGCTCCTATCTATAACGATACTGTAAGCGTAAGTAATAATTCCAAGAATATGGATGATAGTTTAAAAGCAGCCATTCAAAATGCATTCATTAACATTGCGAATACAGAAGAAGGAAAACAAGTAATCTCTATCTACAGTCACGAAGGTTATCAAGTTGCCAGCCCAACTGATTATGATAATGAACGTGCTGCCCAGAAGTTAATTCAGGAATTAAATTCAGGTAATTAA
- a CDS encoding metallophosphoesterase family protein → MNTIRFIHMSDIHYRKEYKNSGFEALISAKQHPEVNIIKCIQEEKKQGLDFVLITGDLTHEGERSDYQALARLLEDQLGDIPYILLPGNHDKRKAYQAVFSTQASTLAETYTLAETSTIDAVYNIKGLRIITLDSGYCINGIIHNQQLHWLKEILSKPSKLGTLLALHHPLIPNQEGLECAAFDKELCEIIKNSDILGIFCGHTHHNYLSQFAGKPYFTSDSIAFSMTTIDDVLQFENQAAYNLVTLSDGILSAQVRQVIPAIDVIASFTSDKLSQLFSK, encoded by the coding sequence ATGAATACAATTCGTTTTATACATATGTCTGATATACATTATAGAAAAGAATACAAGAACAGCGGTTTTGAAGCACTAATCTCTGCTAAACAACATCCGGAAGTAAATATTATCAAGTGTATTCAGGAAGAAAAGAAGCAGGGGCTTGATTTTGTATTAATTACCGGTGATTTGACCCATGAAGGAGAGCGTTCTGATTATCAGGCTCTGGCAAGGCTGTTAGAGGATCAATTAGGTGATATTCCATACATTCTATTACCCGGAAATCATGATAAAAGAAAAGCATATCAAGCAGTATTTTCAACACAAGCATCTACCCTAGCTGAAACATATACATTAGCTGAAACATCTACGATAGATGCCGTTTACAATATAAAGGGGTTGCGTATTATAACCCTTGATTCCGGCTATTGTATTAACGGAATCATTCATAATCAACAACTTCATTGGCTGAAAGAAATACTTTCTAAGCCATCAAAATTAGGTACACTTCTTGCGCTGCACCATCCACTGATACCCAATCAGGAGGGACTAGAATGTGCAGCTTTCGATAAAGAATTGTGTGAAATTATTAAAAACAGTGATATTCTTGGTATTTTTTGTGGACATACCCATCACAATTACCTGTCACAGTTTGCAGGTAAACCCTATTTCACATCGGATTCTATTGCTTTTTCCATGACAACCATAGATGATGTATTACAATTTGAGAATCAAGCAGCTTATAATCTCGTTACGCTTAGTGACGGCATCCTATCCGCGCAAGTCAGGCAGGTAATACCAGCAATTGATGTGATTGCCAGCTTTACTTCAGATAAACTATCACAATTATTCAGTAAATGA
- a CDS encoding tyrosine-protein phosphatase, whose translation MQIIARPLPLNGAKNIRDLGGYTTETGAVTKHHAFLRGDALHNLTEEDSRLLYDHGVRCIVDLRSEVESKREPDKLPLLYADIKYIHVPIQDHVRANRYSDEFPPSMWELYCWLLDDSKESFYKVFKAMLDCPDTCVLFHCSGGKDRTGMTAMLLLKLAGVDEETIIQDYAITQEYMKDIFPLQVAQLESMGLTVPGYVMESPPENMRKALNYLKEHYISAEDYFRTLGFTDTEIHALRKKIVG comes from the coding sequence ATGCAAATAATTGCCAGGCCACTGCCCCTTAATGGTGCAAAGAATATACGTGACTTAGGAGGATATACCACGGAAACAGGAGCTGTCACAAAACATCATGCCTTCTTACGTGGAGATGCTCTCCATAATCTTACGGAGGAGGACAGCAGGCTGCTGTATGACCATGGTGTACGCTGTATTGTTGATTTACGTTCCGAAGTAGAAAGTAAAAGAGAACCGGACAAACTGCCGCTTCTTTATGCAGATATAAAATATATACATGTCCCTATACAGGACCATGTTAGAGCAAATCGTTATTCGGATGAATTTCCGCCAAGTATGTGGGAACTATACTGCTGGTTGTTAGATGACAGTAAGGAAAGTTTTTATAAGGTCTTTAAAGCAATGCTTGATTGTCCTGATACGTGTGTTTTATTTCATTGTTCCGGTGGAAAAGACCGTACAGGAATGACTGCCATGCTTTTACTTAAGCTGGCGGGGGTTGATGAGGAAACCATAATACAGGATTATGCTATAACCCAGGAGTATATGAAGGATATCTTCCCTCTTCAGGTAGCGCAATTAGAGTCCATGGGTCTTACCGTTCCGGGGTATGTAATGGAATCTCCTCCGGAAAACATGAGAAAAGCACTAAATTATTTAAAAGAACATTATATATCAGCAGAAGATTATTTTAGAACCCTTGGATTCACGGACACAGAAATTCATGCATTGCGTAAAAAGATAGTGGGATAG
- a CDS encoding LacI family DNA-binding transcriptional regulator gives MATIKEIAQKANVSMATVSRVLNLDDTMAVSQDTRRLILEIAHHLGYVPPKQRKANTKKSAVIGVADWKIIQEGWSNFRLATLGYMAQTITQEIDVNFVRLTSHYEGKVDGIIAFGAFTLEELDFLHSLSYHIVFVNSEREGYQHDQILIDFNLGMEQLVNYLVKEKEYKAVGYIGGVYENTNVRIGYHRLEALTHYLKQFNCYQPDNILVGDLSSESGYNLTKQILDSGNLPDALLLGNDAVAEGALLALNEAGLSIPEDLGIVIYNDIETLKPNHPTYTCIKMYPDFVWQTAIELLIERILNRRSQTMKIIIPTRLSVGEST, from the coding sequence ATGGCAACGATTAAAGAGATAGCCCAGAAGGCAAATGTGTCAATGGCTACAGTATCCAGAGTCTTAAATCTGGATGATACGATGGCAGTCAGTCAAGACACCAGACGTCTAATACTTGAGATTGCACATCATTTGGGTTATGTTCCGCCAAAGCAAAGGAAAGCGAATACCAAAAAAAGCGCAGTTATCGGCGTAGCGGACTGGAAGATTATTCAAGAAGGGTGGTCAAATTTCCGATTGGCAACCTTAGGTTACATGGCTCAGACTATTACCCAGGAGATTGATGTTAATTTTGTTCGTCTTACCAGCCATTATGAAGGTAAAGTAGATGGAATTATCGCCTTTGGTGCTTTTACTTTAGAAGAGCTGGACTTTTTACATAGTTTATCTTACCATATTGTTTTTGTAAATTCAGAGCGGGAAGGTTACCAGCATGACCAGATTTTAATAGATTTTAATCTGGGAATGGAGCAGTTAGTGAATTATCTGGTAAAGGAAAAAGAGTATAAAGCCGTCGGATATATTGGTGGGGTTTATGAGAATACGAATGTTCGAATCGGTTATCACAGACTGGAAGCTTTGACGCATTATTTAAAACAATTTAACTGCTATCAGCCAGACAATATTCTGGTAGGAGATTTATCTTCTGAAAGCGGGTATAACCTTACAAAACAGATTTTAGATTCAGGAAACCTTCCGGATGCATTATTACTTGGGAATGATGCAGTAGCAGAAGGAGCACTATTAGCCTTGAATGAAGCAGGGCTTAGTATACCGGAAGATTTGGGGATTGTGATCTATAATGATATCGAAACATTAAAACCCAATCATCCTACGTATACCTGTATAAAAATGTATCCTGATTTTGTGTGGCAGACAGCCATTGAATTACTCATTGAAAGAATTCTAAACAGGCGCAGCCAGACAATGAAAATTATTATACCTACTAGACTTTCTGTAGGAGAGAGCACTTAA
- a CDS encoding ATP-binding protein → MLKDLPGSKLWKILFITILGVTLITASVIMTFNSHKNEIINQQKEQIITNAETASRSLQTFFIEKCHGMDLYFNSIVFNIENSEILKTQMKDILEQYYQKEKEYIHNLSFITAEKGKELLDTLSQNSNNTFCSNYEYQPEGFFVLYLIKPLYIEKEFIGIIKAGINLNKVYDKILYPVQVGDKGYCTVKDQNGIILMHGTKSQIGINSKEDRKKLHPELDPKGVDQLVENQIGGKSGSDIVNSYWWDNVEAGKVKKIIGYTPVSVVENYWVVSVIMEYAQIAGILHRTLGITLLVGLVLVLFFGTLIYYVTKELKSSRYMQKEWMYERELSEAVYQLRKQEEKVQQYDRLQTMGILTGTIAHEFNNLMTPILIYCELLLQGINNVSERQEAVSEIAAAAKRCTELSRQLLDYGRTENIEAKMLVFDAAAAIKSTLKMTEKLIPKEVRLVPFISTKPVRILGNQGTLNQIIINLCTNAYQAMRNTGGEIQIVLENRQDTALLIIKDTGCGMDEEVLSNIFEPFFTTKMPGEGTGLGLPVVHRLVSKMKGVITVESELGQGTTFTITFPIVAVSEGQENSKGTKQEYIIARNRRVMILDDKKEIVKSIARGLEKINWTTEGYTNPVKAYAHLKENSEKIDILLTDYSMPIINGLELSTVIKKLNPNIRIIVMTGYLEKDLETYIEKGIIDAYVIKPVSVKEIVETANKLYSDNNYDLILRN, encoded by the coding sequence ATGTTAAAAGATTTACCTGGCAGTAAACTATGGAAGATTTTATTCATAACAATACTTGGAGTAACATTAATAACAGCATCTGTTATTATGACCTTTAACAGCCATAAAAACGAGATAATAAACCAGCAAAAGGAGCAAATTATAACAAATGCCGAGACGGCTTCCAGGAGTCTTCAAACTTTTTTTATAGAAAAATGTCATGGGATGGATTTGTATTTTAACAGTATAGTATTCAATATTGAGAATAGCGAAATCTTAAAAACACAAATGAAGGATATTTTGGAGCAATATTATCAGAAAGAAAAGGAATACATACATAACCTTAGTTTTATAACTGCGGAGAAGGGAAAGGAACTGTTAGATACGTTATCACAAAATTCCAATAATACCTTTTGTAGTAACTATGAATATCAGCCAGAAGGTTTTTTTGTACTTTACCTGATTAAACCCCTGTATATAGAAAAGGAATTTATAGGTATTATTAAGGCAGGTATCAATTTAAATAAAGTATATGATAAGATTTTATATCCGGTGCAAGTAGGTGATAAGGGATATTGCACAGTAAAAGACCAAAACGGAATTATTCTCATGCACGGAACGAAAAGCCAGATTGGAATAAATTCCAAAGAAGACCGAAAAAAATTACATCCTGAACTGGACCCGAAAGGGGTGGATCAGTTGGTGGAAAATCAGATAGGCGGGAAATCGGGAAGTGATATTGTTAATTCTTATTGGTGGGATAATGTTGAGGCCGGAAAGGTTAAAAAAATTATTGGATACACCCCTGTTTCTGTAGTGGAGAATTATTGGGTAGTCAGTGTTATCATGGAATATGCCCAGATAGCTGGGATACTGCATCGTACGCTTGGGATAACTTTATTGGTAGGTTTAGTTCTTGTATTGTTTTTTGGTACTTTAATATATTATGTAACGAAGGAATTGAAAAGTTCCAGATATATGCAGAAAGAGTGGATGTATGAGCGGGAATTAAGTGAAGCTGTATACCAACTTAGAAAACAGGAAGAAAAAGTGCAGCAATATGACAGGCTGCAAACTATGGGAATTTTAACCGGTACCATTGCCCATGAATTTAATAATCTTATGACGCCGATTCTGATTTACTGCGAACTATTACTTCAAGGTATCAATAACGTAAGTGAGAGGCAGGAGGCAGTCTCGGAAATAGCCGCCGCTGCAAAACGTTGTACGGAACTATCCAGACAATTGCTAGACTATGGGAGAACTGAAAATATCGAAGCCAAAATGCTGGTATTTGATGCGGCTGCGGCTATAAAAAGCACCCTAAAAATGACGGAGAAGTTAATTCCCAAAGAGGTTCGTCTGGTACCGTTTATCAGTACAAAACCGGTACGGATTTTGGGTAATCAGGGAACTTTAAATCAAATAATTATAAATCTTTGTACCAATGCCTATCAAGCGATGAGAAATACCGGAGGAGAAATACAGATAGTATTAGAAAACAGACAGGATACAGCACTTCTTATCATAAAGGATACCGGCTGCGGTATGGATGAAGAGGTACTAAGTAATATATTCGAGCCCTTTTTTACAACAAAAATGCCGGGTGAGGGGACGGGACTTGGTTTGCCAGTGGTGCATAGACTGGTGAGTAAAATGAAAGGAGTGATAACGGTAGAAAGTGAATTAGGGCAAGGGACAACCTTTACGATTACCTTTCCGATTGTAGCCGTTAGTGAGGGTCAGGAAAACAGTAAAGGAACAAAACAAGAGTATATTATAGCAAGGAATCGGAGAGTCATGATTCTTGATGACAAGAAAGAAATTGTAAAGTCCATCGCTAGGGGATTGGAAAAAATAAATTGGACAACAGAAGGTTACACCAACCCAGTTAAGGCATATGCACATCTGAAGGAGAACTCAGAGAAAATTGATATTCTTTTAACAGATTACTCCATGCCAATTATCAACGGACTAGAGTTGTCCACAGTAATTAAGAAGCTGAATCCTAACATTAGAATAATTGTAATGACCGGTTACTTAGAAAAAGACTTAGAGACATATATAGAAAAAGGAATTATTGATGCGTATGTAATAAAACCGGTATCAGTAAAGGAGATTGTTGAAACGGCAAATAAACTCTACAGCGACAATAATTATGACTTAATATTAAGAAATTAG
- a CDS encoding flavocytochrome c, which yields MKKLFSLVLVLILVFSLSACGKKEQTTGTEQGQSTNEEAGASEGKFKPGTYEGTAKGFGGDVVATVVLSADKMDEITVVGDSETEGIGSVAIETLPSLMVEKQTVEVDTVSSATVTSNAVIEAVTKALESAGVDISTLSAVETKAVEKKEETLDVDVVVIGAGGAGMTAAIELKKAGVNVIIVEKMPMVGGNTIKATGGMNAAETSVQAELGIEDTIEQFIEDTMTGGYNVNNKELVTVMAQNSADAIDWLASIGAPLPEVSFSGGATNKRIHRPEGGAGVGAYLVEKFNQNLDDLGIQVMLNTTATEITSENNIVTGIKAEGKEVNYTIHAKAVILATGGFGANEELYTKYKPELKGYVTTNTPGATGDGIVMAEAIGANLVDIEQIQTHPTVEQTTSIMITESVRGGGAILVNQEGKRFTDELLTRDVVSDAIVKQEGSYSYIIFDQLLRDNLSAIEKYVENNITVQGATIEELANQIGVDATTLANTLDTWNNAVAAKDDKEFGRNTGMDNNITQGPFYAIKVAPGVHHTMGGVEINTNAEVIATTGTPIAGLFAAGEITGGVHGANRIGGNAVADIVVFGRVAAASALEYVK from the coding sequence ATGAAAAAACTATTTTCGTTGGTTCTGGTGCTGATACTTGTATTCTCTCTTTCCGCATGTGGGAAAAAAGAGCAAACAACCGGAACAGAGCAAGGTCAATCGACAAATGAGGAAGCGGGGGCATCCGAAGGGAAATTTAAACCGGGTACATATGAAGGAACGGCAAAAGGTTTCGGCGGTGATGTTGTAGCTACCGTTGTATTATCAGCCGATAAGATGGATGAAATAACAGTTGTAGGTGACAGTGAAACAGAGGGAATTGGTTCTGTTGCAATTGAAACGCTTCCATCTCTTATGGTGGAGAAACAAACAGTTGAAGTTGACACTGTATCAAGTGCGACAGTGACCAGTAATGCAGTTATCGAAGCGGTTACTAAGGCTTTGGAAAGTGCTGGAGTTGATATTTCAACTTTATCCGCTGTAGAAACGAAAGCAGTTGAGAAAAAAGAAGAGACTCTTGATGTAGATGTAGTAGTAATTGGTGCCGGCGGAGCTGGTATGACTGCCGCAATTGAACTCAAAAAAGCAGGTGTTAATGTTATTATTGTAGAAAAAATGCCAATGGTTGGGGGAAATACAATCAAAGCAACCGGTGGTATGAATGCAGCCGAAACTTCCGTTCAGGCAGAGCTTGGAATAGAAGATACGATAGAGCAATTTATTGAAGATACCATGACGGGTGGCTATAACGTAAACAATAAAGAATTAGTTACAGTTATGGCTCAGAATTCAGCAGATGCAATTGACTGGTTAGCATCCATTGGAGCACCGCTTCCTGAGGTTTCTTTTTCCGGCGGTGCAACGAATAAACGTATTCACAGACCAGAAGGCGGCGCAGGTGTTGGTGCTTACTTAGTAGAAAAGTTTAATCAGAATCTGGACGATTTAGGAATTCAGGTGATGCTTAATACAACTGCAACTGAAATTACATCAGAAAATAATATAGTTACCGGAATAAAAGCAGAAGGTAAAGAAGTAAATTATACAATTCATGCAAAGGCTGTAATACTTGCCACTGGTGGCTTTGGAGCCAATGAAGAACTTTACACAAAATATAAACCAGAGTTAAAGGGATATGTTACAACGAATACTCCAGGTGCTACCGGAGACGGTATCGTAATGGCGGAAGCTATTGGGGCAAATTTGGTGGACATTGAACAGATTCAGACACATCCGACGGTAGAACAGACAACAAGCATCATGATAACAGAATCCGTCCGTGGCGGCGGTGCAATATTAGTAAATCAGGAAGGAAAAAGATTTACAGATGAATTGTTAACCAGAGATGTGGTTTCGGATGCTATTGTAAAACAGGAAGGAAGCTATTCCTATATTATCTTTGACCAACTATTGCGCGATAATTTAAGTGCAATTGAAAAATATGTGGAAAATAATATTACTGTACAGGGTGCTACTATCGAAGAATTAGCAAATCAGATTGGTGTTGATGCTACAACACTAGCTAATACATTAGATACCTGGAATAATGCAGTAGCGGCAAAAGACGACAAAGAATTTGGAAGAAATACAGGAATGGATAATAATATTACACAAGGACCATTTTATGCGATAAAAGTGGCACCTGGTGTACATCATACCATGGGTGGGGTTGAAATCAACACAAATGCAGAAGTAATAGCTACAACCGGGACTCCAATTGCAGGCTTATTTGCTGCTGGCGAAATAACCGGAGGTGTTCACGGAGCAAATCGTATTGGAGGTAATGCAGTAGCAGATATTGTAGTATTTGGACGTGTTGCGGCAGCCTCAGCATTGGAATATGTGAAATAA
- the phnC gene encoding phosphonate ABC transporter ATP-binding protein: MIVFEHVDKTYANGYKALKDVSLSIEQGEFVAIIGLSGAGKSTLIRTINRMHDITAGKLTVDGVEVNSLRGKALQKFRRNIGMIFQSFNLVTRTTVIKNVLAAKVPELPLWRVIFGIFPEKDCLEALEALDKVGILDKAYTRVDQLSGGQQQRVALARTLAQNPGIILADEPVASLDPVTAKQVMQDFKRINQELKISVLINIHHVDLALQYADRVIGISGGKIVYDGSAESVTKDVLDEIYGGKLEEAV, encoded by the coding sequence ATGATAGTATTTGAACATGTTGATAAAACCTATGCCAATGGTTATAAGGCACTAAAAGATGTATCCCTTTCGATCGAACAGGGAGAATTCGTTGCGATAATCGGGCTTTCCGGTGCAGGAAAGTCTACACTTATCCGTACCATTAACCGAATGCATGATATTACGGCAGGAAAATTGACAGTAGACGGAGTAGAGGTGAATTCCCTAAGAGGGAAAGCCTTGCAAAAATTTAGAAGAAACATCGGGATGATATTCCAATCCTTTAATTTAGTTACCCGTACGACCGTCATAAAAAATGTATTGGCAGCAAAAGTGCCGGAACTTCCGTTGTGGAGGGTTATATTTGGGATATTTCCGGAAAAAGACTGTCTGGAGGCATTGGAGGCGTTGGACAAGGTAGGCATACTGGATAAGGCCTATACCCGGGTGGACCAGTTGTCAGGAGGACAGCAGCAAAGGGTTGCCTTAGCAAGAACCCTGGCACAGAATCCTGGAATTATTCTGGCAGATGAACCGGTAGCATCCTTAGATCCCGTAACGGCCAAACAGGTTATGCAGGATTTTAAAAGAATAAATCAAGAACTAAAAATATCAGTGCTTATCAACATACACCACGTAGACTTAGCACTCCAATATGCTGACCGTGTAATTGGAATCTCCGGCGGTAAGATTGTATATGACGGCAGTGCCGAAAGTGTAACAAAGGATGTACTGGATGAAATATATGGCGGCAAGCTGGAGGAAGCAGTTTGA
- the phnE gene encoding phosphonate ABC transporter, permease protein PhnE translates to MESYIRQQYEQRPKKWLLQLVTVLIVIMLLVWSGSMLELNGVKQNGIQVAKNILKGILHPDTKLLFNFTKAGVAYLLFETICIAFLGTIVGAILAIPFSFLSAFNIVPAPIALIGRFIIMAVRTIPAFVYGLMFIRVTGPGPFAGLLTISVCSIGMLSKMYIETLEDLDMRILESLDAAGLNTFQKIRYGILPQLIPNFLSIALYRFDMNLRDAAVLGLVAAGGIGAPLIFAMNSYRWNEVGAILTGLILLVLIIEVISTKIRVKLTRG, encoded by the coding sequence ATGGAATCATATATACGACAACAATATGAGCAAAGACCCAAAAAATGGCTGTTACAGCTGGTAACAGTATTGATAGTAATCATGCTGTTGGTTTGGTCAGGGTCAATGCTTGAGTTAAACGGGGTAAAACAAAATGGTATCCAGGTTGCTAAAAATATCCTGAAAGGAATCCTGCATCCAGATACAAAACTACTTTTTAATTTTACCAAAGCAGGAGTAGCATACCTTTTATTTGAAACAATATGTATTGCATTTTTAGGAACCATAGTAGGTGCAATATTGGCTATTCCTTTTTCATTTCTGTCAGCTTTTAATATTGTACCCGCACCCATTGCCCTGATAGGCCGTTTTATTATTATGGCTGTGAGAACCATACCGGCTTTTGTATATGGGCTTATGTTTATCAGGGTTACAGGGCCCGGGCCTTTTGCCGGCTTACTGACAATTTCGGTGTGCTCTATTGGTATGCTCTCAAAGATGTATATTGAGACGCTGGAGGATTTGGATATGAGAATACTAGAATCCTTAGATGCAGCAGGGTTAAATACGTTTCAAAAAATCAGATATGGTATACTGCCTCAGTTGATTCCTAATTTCTTATCCATTGCCTTATATCGTTTTGATATGAATCTTAGAGATGCGGCAGTATTAGGTTTAGTTGCAGCAGGTGGTATCGGAGCCCCTCTTATCTTTGCCATGAATTCTTACCGCTGGAATGAAGTAGGAGCGATTTTAACCGGTTTAATTCTATTGGTTTTAATAATTGAAGTTATTTCCACAAAAATCCGTGTGAAGCTGACAAGAGGGTAA